The DNA region CATCAGGCTATCAAAAGCCGGGTTACCAGTGACGATGATCTCGGAAGGTTCACGTCCCGCTTCCAAGAATAGGCTTTTGACCTGTTCGTTGAGTACACAGAGGCGGTCAGCGTAACCAGATTGGCCTATCCAGGCAATTTCCTGAAGGGCAAACATGTCGATAACGCAGACCGACGGGATACCTATCTCACCTGCAGCCACAATAGCCGCTTGCTCAGCTCGAGGTGAATTAGTGGCGACAACAATGCTGGCTCCTACGCGCCTTATAAGGCTCTTCAGGAGATTTACGGGTAAAAATGCTTGGCGGCCATGCTTGGAGTACAGCGCGTTGGCGCGCTCTTCGCCATGCTCTTCCACCAAGGCTTGAAAGTTAAGCCCCAGGTAAGCCACCGACTCTTCGAGGCTAACACTACCACCCCGCGGAATATCCGAGGCCAGTGCTAAACCCCGTTGTCGCACAGTGGAGCTCTGCGCCTCTGGAAAATCCTTGAAACCGATGCTCGGAATTCCAAGCCGTTCGAGGTGCTCGCGAGCTGTCGTCATCGCCAGGAAAACGAACTCGCGGCGCGCTTCCATCAATGCTAAAGCGATGGGGGCGAGCATCGCGACATGGCCTCCGCCATATGCGACTAACAATATTTTGCCCTTAGGCTTTCCCATCTTAAATTCACTCACGTAGGCTCGTATTGCCTGTTGCTTCAACTTGGCAGTTCATCTATGCCGGTAATCAATCCACCTTTGGGGTCGCCATCAGACCAGACCCGGCCCTCTTCATTTCTCATGCAGCCCCAGAGTAAGGCGACCGACAGGAGGTAGAAGATTACTCCATTATTCCGACCCAGAATAACCTGTGTAAGACTAAACACTGCGAAGGATGCAACTACGGAAGCCCCGGATATTGCCAGGGCCATTACATTCCGCCGGTCCGAACCGAGCCTCTTGCAGAAGTAGAAAAATGGCAGCGAGTATAAAGCTATGAGCATCGCCAAGCCAAAGACGCCCTGGTGCAGCCAAACTTCTAAATAGTTATTATGGGTATTCGAAAGGCCACCGACAGACCGGCCAATCTCCCCCTCTTGGGTGAGCGCTTCTACTGAGTTGATGTATTCCTCGTGGCCCCACCCTAATATCGGTCGTTGAGCAATATGAGCCGCTGCGACGCTCCACGCTTCTAACCTTAGGCCAATGGACGTAGCGGAGCGGTCTCCTTCAACATACTGTTGGAGCTCCGTTACGGTCGTGTCGTAGCGAGCATACAAATCGTCGCGCAATACGCCGAAGGTACCGCCCAATCCGACAAGCACTATAAGCACGCCTGTAATCTTCTGTCGAACCGCCATCTTGGGCAGGAGTGAAGTGCAAAAAAGAACCAGAACCAACGGCACAGCGAGCCATCCACCTCTCGTTCCTGAGACAAATGAAGCAAAAATACCGCAAAGAAAACCACACAACAGCATTGCGAATTTGAGGTTATTCATTGCTCTTCCATCGGTGGGCCGCTCCCAAAGCAGACCACCCAAACATAGGAAAGCAGTGACAAGACTTAGGTCGCCAAAAGGTATAGCACTAGTCATGAAACCTGATGGTCTTTCGATGCCTAAGCCGAACTTTTGCCAAGCCGCTATACATGCTGCTGTAATCCCTCCGACGGCAACACCCGACCATAAGTAGCCTACCCTAGGCGGTATCTTTATCAAAAAGAACAATACTGGAATGAGTAACAAACATCGACTGACTTGGTCTAGCGTCTTGGGCTTGTTTCCATGGCCTAGGAAGGCCGCGAGCGCCACTAGAAAGGTGCCGCCTAGCACTAAGGCTAGGCGCTTATCTTCGACCGAGAGGCCGCTCACTGTCTTGTTGCTAATAAAAAACCAAACGCTCGCGAGCAAAACCAAGCCGGCCCCATATGAGTACCCCGAAGGGAGTACGAAGCAGAGGGCGTAAAAGAGAAAGGCGCTCAAGGACGCGGCCAAAGAGAAGCAGCGGCGTGATTCTAAGGGGAGGGTCGCACTCATCTAGACACTATATTCATACTAATCTGAAGGCGGATGGCGTGCCTATCATGTTATCGGACTTTTTAGGTTGTCAGTTAGGAGCATGCCGGCTTCGACACGTCGTTCTGACCTCCTCCCGTCAAACCAAGCAGCTGGATGGGAAGTATGCGACAGGCCTATTCGACCGCCGATCATCGGTGTAGGCCCGCATTTTATATCATTTGGCCATCAGCTATAGGTGGTAGGAATCTAAGTGAGCGTCACATCCCGGCGCGCAGCTTACCCTCTCACTGTAGTTACTAGAAGTA from Pollutimonas thiosulfatoxidans includes:
- a CDS encoding glycosyltransferase family protein, with the translated sequence MSEFKMGKPKGKILLVAYGGGHVAMLAPIALALMEARREFVFLAMTTAREHLERLGIPSIGFKDFPEAQSSTVRQRGLALASDIPRGGSVSLEESVAYLGLNFQALVEEHGEERANALYSKHGRQAFLPVNLLKSLIRRVGASIVVATNSPRAEQAAIVAAGEIGIPSVCVIDMFALQEIAWIGQSGYADRLCVLNEQVKSLFLEAGREPSEIIVTGNPAFDSLMDESVKIAGQQMREKRGWGDGLITILWASQMEPQRHPFDGRVGDPELPRKVEAQLRIFIKSNKRFRLVVRYHPSEHVQFAQGSERVELSVSSEPIDVLLHAVDLVVVSASTVGLQAFIAGRQVISVDCSIWAKDAPFSQMGISHGVQEIGELSRAILDITKRQDSDHGRVSRLGLEGTSATQHVVQVINSLLKM
- a CDS encoding O-antigen ligase family protein, encoding MNNLKFAMLLCGFLCGIFASFVSGTRGGWLAVPLVLVLFCTSLLPKMAVRQKITGVLIVLVGLGGTFGVLRDDLYARYDTTVTELQQYVEGDRSATSIGLRLEAWSVAAAHIAQRPILGWGHEEYINSVEALTQEGEIGRSVGGLSNTHNNYLEVWLHQGVFGLAMLIALYSLPFFYFCKRLGSDRRNVMALAISGASVVASFAVFSLTQVILGRNNGVIFYLLSVALLWGCMRNEEGRVWSDGDPKGGLITGIDELPS